TTTTGATAAAAGATATCACAAAACATTTAGAGACAAATTTGTTTGTGACATCAAAAATTACAGGTTGTAAGTATGGAATTGGAAAGTTAGCTGATGGGTTTGAAGTAATAATTGAGGGAATTTCAAACTCCAGCGTCAAGTAAAGATGCAAAAAATAAAATTGCTACAGACAACATTACTGTAATTTCTCCAAGAATGATAATTTTTTTTCTTAATTTTTGAATTTGAGGTTCTGGCATTTGGTTTGACATTATTTTTTCTTCAATGTCTTTACGAATTACCCTTACGTGTATTGCATATATAATAATTAATGCAATAACAAGAATGATTTTGATAATAAGAAATGTTCCATAGCTTGTTGCGACAAGTAGTTCAGGTTTACCAAGTAACATATGTGAACTGTATAATCCTGTAGCCATCAAAATAATTAATGATGGAACAGCAATTTTGTTAAATCGTCTTCCAACACGAATCATAATTTGCATTCTTTCTTCGATTGAATTAGTCATGGTTTTTAGAAGTGGAGAAAATACAATTCCAATGAAAAGTGAACCACCCACCCATATTGCAGCTGAAACAAGATGAATCCATGTTAGAATTGCTTGTTCTAGTGCAGACATAGATAATGATATTTCAGATTAAATATTATGTATTTGGATCTTGACAACGTTTTTTAGTTGTACATAATCTGATACAATGGAATGGCTCTTCAAAGCAAAATGACAGTTTATGCAGCAGTAGCTGGTGTTTTAGCATTAATGGGAGGAATTGTTTACTACGCTAGTCTTGATAATGTAGATCTTAATCAAGTTGAGATAGAATTAACAAATGTAGAATTGAGAGATGTAAGTACAATAAACAATCAAGCAAAATTTGATGTGACTTTTCTTGTAAAAAATCCAACTGATAAAACATTCACAGTTTCAGTAATAGAATACAAGATTTATGGAGATGGGACATTATTAGGTTCAGGAATCTATTCAACAGCAGATATTGCATTACCGGGAAGGGCTTTGTTTAGTGCAGGTGCTGAAATTCCTTTAAAAAATACATTTGTTCTAAGTAAGGGAGATGTTAATTCAGAAATTTATGAAGCAATGATAGATAATAGAATCACTAGTTTTAGTGTTGAAGGAAGCATCACTACCCAATCTTCATGGAGTGAAACACAAAAAGAATTCAAAACTGGTTATTAAAAGTGGGCCGAGTGAGATTCGAACTCACGATCACCGCCGTGTCGAGGCGGTATCCTAACCAGCTAGACTACCGGCCCATTGAAGTACAAAACTAAAGATTGACATTATTAACGTTTAACAAAAGAAGAATGAGGGAGAAATGTATTGACAGATGATTTTACTGATGACGAAAAACGAGGCTTCTATAAGGCAATTTATTCAAGAAGAGACGTTAGATCTCATTTTACCTCAAGATCCATAGAGGATGAGATTTTGTCAAAAATTCTTCATGCTGCACATCATGCTCCATCCGTAGGATTTTCACAACCGTGGAATTTTATTTTAATTAAAGATGATCAAACAAAAAAGAAGATAAAAGAATCTTTTCAGGAAGAAAAGAAACGTTCATCACAACTAATTGAAGAGCCAAAAAGATCAAAGTATCTTTCATTCAAGTTAGAAGGAATTTCAGAATCTCCAGTAAATTTGTGTGTAACATATGATCCTACAAAATTTGGTCCATTTGTAATTGGTAGATCAAGTATTCCTGAAGCAGGTCTTTACAGTGTGTGTTGTGCGATCCAAAATTTATGGTTATCAGCAAGAACGGAAGGTGTAGGTCTTGGATGGGTAAGCATTCTATCAAATGAAACTCTAAAAAAGGTTCTAGAATTACCTGAGCATGTAATTCCTGTTGCATACTTGTGTTTAGGATATGTTGATGATTTTGCAGAAAAACCAGATCTTGAAACTGCAGGTTGGTTACCAAGACTTGAATTAAAAGATGTTGTATATTTTGAAAAGTGGAATGATAAAGAAAACAAAGATTGGATGAACATTCAGAAAATGATCAAAGAAAATCTTGATTACGCTTAAATAATTAAGAGTATTTTTTTTGCTGGGCTTGTAGCGCAGAGTCATTTTGACGCGCAACATGGATAGCGCAGTAGCCTCCTAAGTTACAGGTCGAGGGATCGAAGCCCTCCAAGCCCGTTTAATTTTAAAAATTTTTTGAGACTTAAATACAAAAACAAATTGCTTGATACATGAAAGTTGTAGTGATTTCTGGCAGTCCAAGAAAAAATGCCAATACCCAAATTATTATGAAATATGTTTACGATTATGCAAAATCAAAAAATCAAGATACAAAATTAATTAATCTATCAGAAGATCAAATCGAATGCTATAGAGGACCTGATGAGAAATATAATGAATCTACAAAGACTGCGGCAAATGACATAATGGATGCAGATGTATGGCTGATTGGCTCACCAATTTATAATTCATTTTTTAGTTCATCATTAAAAAATTTGTTTGAGTACATCAATTATAAAAAAACTGCTGGAAAGGTTGCAGGAATAGCAATTTTGGCTTCTGGAAATATTGGTTTTGTTAATGTACAGACGTTAATCACTCAGTTATTATCATATTTTAGAGTAATAACAAATCCAAAGGCCGTGTTTTTGACCACAGAATCTGTTAAGGAAAACACTGTATCAGATACTGATGCACAAAATAGACTAAAAGAAATGGTAGATGAAACTTTAGAGATGGCCTCTAAATTTCGTTAAGATTAGATTTTAGAGATGATTTTAAGATTTTCAAAAAAAGAATTATCAGTGAGAATTATTTTAATTTTGTATTAGAATTCTGAATTGGCATATATGATCATAATAATTTAGAGTTTTTTCAGAATAAATTTCTAAGATTGTTTTAGATTACAAATTAAAGATTATCAAAAATCTGAATTATGGAAATAATAAGAAATGAAGAAAGAGTTTTACTTTAACTAATTTCCTTTAGAAGACTATTTTTGTGATATTGATATGAATAGGAAGTTTTTTAATTGTAGAATTATTAATAATATTTTAGTAATTTTTAGTTGATTCCACAAGTTTAATTTTTTAGAAATTCCAAGAATTAACAATCTAATATAACAAAATTTGTAAAAATAGGCTTTAGATTTGTATAATGACTACAGATTATGATTAAAAAAATTATTTCATTTGGCTTGAAATTGTAAGAGTCAAATAGTAACATTATTTCATATTATTTATTGAGTTTGAAAAAAGAACCTACTGAATTATGTTCTTGTAAATGTCATTACGGAGGAGCAGTTAGTTGTCCTAGTTGTAAGGAAAATCATGATGTAGAGTGTTGTCATTGCAAGAATTAGATCTGATTGTTTTATTTCCTTTTAGAGGCTAACATTTTCAGATTGGCTAATTCTGTTTTTAATGATTCAATTTGAACAAGTGTTTGTAAATTAGAAATTTCTTGGTTCAATCTTTCAATTTCACCATCTTTTAGTTTTACAGATTCTTTGAGATTGTTAAGTTCTGCAGATAATTCAGATTGAACTTGTTTTATTTCTGAAAGACCAATTTGATTACCACTGGTTGTTGTTTGAATGGTTTGTGTATTACTCAAGCTTTTTTTTTCGGTTTGAGCATGAGATGATGCATGTTTGTGCATATAGTCATTACTTTTTTGTGAAATCCAACAAGTGAATGTCAAAAACCATGTAATGGGAACTGCCATGATGAATACAAAGTTTAGAATTGGTGCAAAGTCAACAAAGTATGGCCATAGTCCGGTTAGAACCGCAGCAAAAATACCGGTTATGATAGTAGCCAAATGGTTGCCCAGATATCCCATGATAATTTAAAAAATTCATTATTTATAACAGTAATGCTGAATACCACAAAATGGTATAATAATTAAAAAGAAAAAGGAGCCGAATTTATTCGTCTTCTTCAGAGGTTGTTGCTACTTTAGGCATATCAGATTGTAAGATTTGGATTTTTTGCAATAGTTCAGTTCTCAGATCTCTTGCAACTCTTCTTACAGTTGGTCTTGGAACACCAAGTTCATCAACCACTTTGGTGTAGATATCCTGTTTGTCCGTTACCCCTTTGTCAAGATAAGAATTAATTGCTTCTTTAATTATCGTGCTTTGGTTTGTACGATTCAACAGATTCTAAACTTTAATTGTTCTATATAAGACTATAACTTTTGGAATTCTAAAAAGTAACATATAACAAATTCAGGTTTTTAATTTTTGAAAAAATAATAATTTTTTCAAGTCCTCAATAAAAAATTCATCAACGAAAAACGTACTGATAGTTATGAATTTTTCAACATAGTTAAAATAACAAATAGAATTTTTAAATTAAATTTCACAAAAGACTCTTATGATAAGACAATAAAATAGTTCTATTGAGTACAGTAAATATTGAAACCAATCTTGGAAATATCACATTTAAACTTCTACCTGAATTAGCACCTGAAACAGTTAGAAATTTTGAAAAATTGGCTAAAGATGGATTCTATGTTGGTACTCTTTTCCACAGAGTTATTCCTGGATTCATGATTCAAGGAGGAGATCCGAATACAAAAACAGATAACAAAGGTTCATGGGGAATGGGAGGACCTGGATACAACATCAAGGCTGAATTTAATTCAAGATCTCATTTGCGAGGCATAGTTTCTATGGCTAGATCACAAGATCCTGATAGTGCAGGTTCTCAATTTTTCATAGTCATTACAGATAGTGTATTCTTAGATAGACAATATACTGTATTTGGAGAAGTAATAGATGGTATGGATGTTGCAGATAAAATTGTAAATCTTCAAAGAGACGGTAATGATTGTCCTTTGGAAAAAGCACAAATGCTTCATGTAACAGTGGAATAAATGAATAGCAAGATTTGGGGATTTTTAGTAGTTTTATTGATAATATCAATTATTCCTGTAGCTTATGCTCAAATTTCATTTGGTGAGAAAGCCATACAAAAATCTGTAGAAGTGAAAATAAATTCAGTAGGAGATGTTCATGTTAAGCATATTGTTAAATCATCAAATGTACCTAAACAAATTGAATTCATAGATGGAACTGTTTCAAATATTTCAGTTACAAATGAGAATAATGAAGAAATGCAGTTCGTAGTAATTGGAGATAATGATGGGTTGATGATTTTACCATCTAAAATCAATTCTATTGTAGAGTATGACCTTGATGATGTATTATCTCAAATAGATAAGGTATGGACATGGGATTTTAGATATCTTGAAACAACTAGTTTTATTTTACCAAATGAAGTTGATTTGTTATTTTCGAATGAAAGACTAGTGTATTTAGATGAAAAAAAAGGAATTAATTGTCATGGGTGTGAAATGATTTTAGAATATTCAATTGATGAACCAAAAATTTATCAAAACATAAAATGGGAAGATAAAGAATTTCTAGTTGAAATGAGAAGTCATTCAAATATTGATGAATTTACATTTGATCAACCAACAAAAAGTATTACATTTGATGTTTCTGAAAAAAATAGATTTGTTACAACAATAATTCCATTAGAGTTGTTATGGGGACCATATGCGGTATTTCTTGATGATGAAAAAATTTACTTTAATGCATACATCAATAATGGAACTCATGTATGGCTTAACATAAGACCTGAAACTACTGGTGAAGTTACAATTATTGGGACTACGGTAGTTCCTGAATTTCCAATAATAGCACCATTGGTAATTGGATTTTTGGTAATTGTTATTGTTCCATTAATTAGAAAAGTTAATCTCCACTAGAGCCACATGAGCAAAAACCATATTCATCAATTCTAACTTCACAAACAGGGCATTTTTCACCATAATCTACTTCCCATGGCTCTTTTCCAAAAAGCTTGAAATGATCATCAATTTCTATAGGAATTTCTCTTTTCTTTTCCAATGATTTGTATAGGTATTGCATCTATACATGAATATCGGATAGAAATCATGAAAATTGAATGTGGCTGTCATTGCATAAATTGTAAGAGTACAGATCTTGAATCTAATAGAATAGGGGAACTTGAAAAGGACGGATATTTTGATATGCATCATACATGTAATCAATGCAATACACATTTTGATCACTTGGATGGTGAGGCTTTTTCTAATTGTGAAAAATGTAATTTTTTTAGTTAGCAACTAATGCTTCTTCAACAAAATAGTGAGTTCTATTTTCATAGGAATTTTTCATGATTTCTTTATTTGATGCCATCTTAGCCAAAGCCTTTGAGACATCCAATGGACTTGCAGACCAACCATATTCTCTAAGCTGTTGAACAGTTTCAGTTACTGTTCTTGGCGAATCAAAAAATCGGCTTGTTTCTAAAATTCGTAATTTTGCTTTAATTTCATCAGATGTGATGTATTTTGGCTCATCAAATTCTGGTTCGTTTACTTCAGCATTATCTAAATATTCTAAACCGTATTGAGTCACTTGTTCAGTTTGAGATGGTTTTTGAACAGACTCTGTTTCATAAACAATTTTTGCTTGGTTTTCTGGCAAATGATTTGAAATACTATCAATTATTTCACCTAATGTCTGATTATCAACATAGAAATCTCTAGAATCAACTTCAATTTCGTTCTCCCCTAGCTTCACTTTAATTCTAGCCAACAAAAAATAATCGCTTAATTTTGATTTATTCTGGTAGCTCTAAGGAGCTTAAAGATTAGATCAAAACTTTTACACAATTTATTGGAATTTTTTCCCTTTTGAGTTAAAATGTAATTTTACTATTACTAGTCATGAAATCATCTAAAAAAGGCGGTCTAATTGTTCTCTTTGTATTAGGCATGAGTATTTTTGGATATTCACAGTATGCTTCAGCATCACAAATAGGAGTAAGTGTTGTTCAGAGTGAATTATTATATGAAAATGACAAGAGTTCAAACTATAATATAGAATTACGTTTTGAGAATCCATCATTATTAATTATGACTGCAGGTGAGACAGAATTCTTTGTGATTTCAAATAATGAAATGATTGGTAAAGGAAAGTTAGAACCTTTCACATTGCATCCATTAGATAGCAGTTATGTAAAAGGTACATTTCATACAGATTCTAATGATAATGCAGAATCTCAATCAGTTAAAATCACTGGTATAACAAAATATGATTTACTGATAACATCTATTGATGTTCCATTTGTTTACTATCCAACAGAAGAACAGGCAAGAGAATTTATACATCAAAATTAATTTCTTTGTAAATGCTTACTGTTTTTGGTTCTACAGCATTAGATACAATTAGAACTCCAAAAAAAACATTAAAGAATGTTTTAGGGGGAGCAGCAACTTTTGCTGCAATCTCAGCAAGTAATTTTGTAAATACAGGATTAATTGCAGTAGTTGGCAAAGATTTTCCAAAAGAACATCATAAAATTTTATCAAAACATTTGGATTTACAAGGATTGACTATCAAAGATGGTAAAACATTTCGTTATGATGGGAGTTATGATGATACACTAAGTACTCGATCGACTTTAAAAACTGAATTAAATGTATTAGCTGATTTTAAACCAACTGTACCAGAAGATTACAGAAAATCTCAATTTGTATATCTTGCAAATAATGATCCTGAACAAAATACATCATTAATCAAAGAATTTGATAATGTAAAATTTTCTATGTGTGATACAATAGATTTCTGGATTTCTACCAAACGCGATGCAGTAATTAAGATGATAAAAGCTGTTGATGCAGTTGTGATAAATGATGAGGAGGCCAAACTCCTTACAAAAGAATTCAACTTGATAAAATGTGCAAAAAAAATGATGAAATGGGGAGCAAGATATGTAATTATCAAAAAAGGTGAGCACGGTTCTCTAATGTTTTATGATGATGTAATTTTTCCTACAGCGGGTTTTTCGTTAGAAGATGTAGTAGATCCTACAGGTGCAGGAGACTCTTTTGCAGGAGCCATGATAGGTTATCTTGCAAACAAAAAATCAATCAATATGTCTGAAATAAAAAAAGCGGTGGTTTATGGAAATGTATTAGGATCTTTTGCAGTTGAAAAGTATGGTTTAGATGGATTGCTCAAGATCAAAAATGGGGATATTGTAAAACGGGTTAAAATTTATGAAAAAATGATCCGTTTCTAAAAAGACTTAAGTTCAATTATTTCTCAAATTAATTTATCCTTGACACAAGAAATGTCTGAAGATAGATTAGATGCAATATTCAAACTTCAGGAAGGTCTATCCAAAATGATGAATTTAGATAGATATCCAAAAGATTCAGAAGGAAGAGTTTCTGCATTGTGTACTGCAATAATGCATGAAGCAGTAGAATTGCAAAGGACTACAAATTGGAAATGGTGGAAAACGCCAACAAAATTTAATGAAGCTGAAGCAAGAGAAGAATTAATTGACATATGGCATTTTGTTGTTCAAGCATCACTTGAACTTAATCTTACACCAGACGATATTGTAGAAGAATACAAAAAGAAAAATGAAATCAACAGAGAAAGACAGAAAAACGGATATTAGGAAAAGTTGATTTTAGATAGAATTCTTTCATAATCAATTTCATTAATCAAATTTACAAGATTTACATTATTTTGAAAATATTTTATCTTAAATTCAGAAACTGTAAGATATGGATCAGGACTAGACGAATTAATTATCCTACTGTTTTTATCAATGCCATTTTTATGTAATTGAAATAACGAGTGTCCAGCTTTATGACCACAAACTTCTTTTCCACAAACTACGATTGTGTTAATTTTTTGATTATTGTGTACATATTCAATAACAGAATCAATTCCTTTATTTTCAGATAACAGTCGTCCTACTATAGAAATGTCATTGAGAATTTCAGAATTGGAGAATTTTTTGAGTAAATCCATACTTGAAAGAGTACAAATTGCTATTGACGAATTTGGATTTCCCTTGAAATACTCTTCAGGTATAGGTAAAACAGCCTTACAGATTTCTCCAATGGCCTCTGCTAATACATTCATAGTATTTCATGCAGGGTTTTTGCAATAAATTCAATATTTTTTTTAGTTACACCTGGATGAACTGGCAAAGAAATTACATGAGAAGCTGCCCAATCAGTAGTAGGAAGTTTAGTTTTTAGTTTGTAAAATGGTGTTTTGTGAACTGGTATTGGATAGTAAGATGCAGCACCAATTCCTTTTTCATTGAGTTTTTTTAAAATTTTATCACGTTCTTGTGTTGCAATTGTATAGAGATACCAATTTACATTTTCATTTTTTCTTTGTTTTGGAAGTATAACATCAAGATCAGAGATTAATTTAGATAATAGCTCTGCATTTTTTTTTCTAGATTTTAAAAAGTTTGGAAGTTTTTTCATTTGAACAGTTGCAATTGCAGCATTTATTTCAGGTAATCGTAAATTTAGACCAAACATTCTAGTATCATATCCGTGAACCATGCCATGATTTCTAATCATCAATAATTTATCTCGGAGTTTTTTATTATTAGTTACAATAAATCCACCTTCACCAGCAGTCATTACCTTTGCAGGATACATGCTATAGCAACCCATTTCAAAGAAAGTACCTGTATGTTTTCCTTTGTAGGTTGTTCCTAATGATTGTGCAGAATCCTCAATGATAGGAATATTATGTTTTTTAGAAATTTCAGAAAGTCTTTCAACATGTGCTGCATTTCCATAAAGATGAACAGGGATAATAGCACAAGTTTTTTTGTTAATCTTTTTTTCTAAATCATCAGGATCAATAGTATAATTTTCTTTGAGAATATCAACAAAAACTGGTTTAGCTCCAATTGAAACAACAGCATTTGCAGTTGCAACAAAAGTAAATGATGGAACTAAAATTTCATCTCCTTTTTTAATATCTAATGCATATAGAGCAGCCTGGAGAGCAGCAGTACCTGAATTTACTGCAATAGCATATTTTGATTTTACAAAAGAAGCAGCAGCTCTTTCAAACTCTTGTACATGTTTTCCACCTTGACTAGCAGATGAGGTTAAAGCGCCATTTTTTAGAATATTGGTAACTGCAGATATCTCTTCTTTGCCTATAATAGGGATGTTAATTGCAATCTTCAACAGTAATGCTGTTTATAACTAGTCTATAAATCTCATCGATTAAACATGAATTTTTATATTTCAAAATTTGGCAAACGGCATTATGAAACCACGTCATCTTGAAAAAACAGATTCAGGCTACAAAGTGTATCTGTATATTTTCTATATCTGTGGATTCATTATGTTATCATCTCTAGTTTTTGGAGTATATGTTACAATGATAGAATGGATTGAAAATGGAACTTATGTGATGGGAGAGGCAATTCATAATACAACAATTCCATTTGAAAATTTTGCACGAGTATCTACATGGATATTTTTTTCCACAATTATTGGGTGGTACTGTGTTTCAAGAATTGGCTGGAGGAGAACTGCAGGAAATAAAATTATTGGAACAAAGATGGCATTACTTCAGTTAATGTTACTAGGATTTTCAATCATTACACTCTATGAAGTGATATACAATTTTACAGTATTAAATGCACAAATAACAGCAGGGATTATTGATGGAGTAGTTCCAGATATCGATAGATTATCAATTGCTTATCCAGATCTGGATAGACCATGGAATTTGATTTTTGCAACTAAGGTATTTCTTGCAGCCTTTATCATTAGTACACATGCATTTTATCTTAGCACAAAACCCAGAAAAAACCTAGATGAATCAGTAGAATAGATAATTTAGGATTATTTTACGTAAAAACTATTTCTAGTATGTATGAGTATTTTCAGTATGGGATTATTTGGTTCTAGTAGTAATGAATTAAAATGTAAAAAATGTGGGACAGTTCTTTCTGATTCTGAAAGATTAAAGAAACATCAAGAAAAGGCTCATAATAAGAAAAAAGAAAAGTGTAGAGTATGTGGAACTGAATTTGATACTCAAGAGGATTTGAGAAAACACAAAAAGAATTGCAAGTAAGATTTAGAAAATTATTCTGATAAACCAGATTCATATTTTGTTGGTTTTTTGAGGGCTTTTTCAATTGCATCCAAGTTTGCAATTTCATTTTTAGAATTCATTGTAAGGGTTTTGATCATTTCTGAGCCTAATTGAACTGATTGTTCAGGTAATGTATCTAGAAATTTTTGGAGTGCTTTCTTGTAATTTTCTATTAAATTCAATCCGTCTTGAAGAGTCATAAAGAGAATAGTGATATCCCATATTCAAAGTTTCCAAATTCATCTAGATTTTTTGAATAACTTTATACGTTTAGATCATAAAAGTTGTTTTGATTTGGATATTACAGAAAAAGTAGATCTGATTGAACGACCACCAACTGAAGAAGTAGTGACTCACGATGAATTAATTGAGTTATTCAAATCAAATTCATCACCTAAACATTACATTGGCCTTGAAATTTCTGGTTTCTTACATCTTGGTAGTTTAATCAGTACAGGTTTCAAAATTAATGATTTT
This genomic window from Nitrosopumilus ureiphilus contains:
- a CDS encoding NADPH-dependent FMN reductase, translating into MKVVVISGSPRKNANTQIIMKYVYDYAKSKNQDTKLINLSEDQIECYRGPDEKYNESTKTAANDIMDADVWLIGSPIYNSFFSSSLKNLFEYINYKKTAGKVAGIAILASGNIGFVNVQTLITQLLSYFRVITNPKAVFLTTESVKENTVSDTDAQNRLKEMVDETLEMASKFR
- a CDS encoding DegT/DnrJ/EryC1/StrS family aminotransferase, whose amino-acid sequence is MKIAINIPIIGKEEISAVTNILKNGALTSSASQGGKHVQEFERAAASFVKSKYAIAVNSGTAALQAALYALDIKKGDEILVPSFTFVATANAVVSIGAKPVFVDILKENYTIDPDDLEKKINKKTCAIIPVHLYGNAAHVERLSEISKKHNIPIIEDSAQSLGTTYKGKHTGTFFEMGCYSMYPAKVMTAGEGGFIVTNNKKLRDKLLMIRNHGMVHGYDTRMFGLNLRLPEINAAIATVQMKKLPNFLKSRKKNAELLSKLISDLDVILPKQRKNENVNWYLYTIATQERDKILKKLNEKGIGAASYYPIPVHKTPFYKLKTKLPTTDWAASHVISLPVHPGVTKKNIEFIAKTLHEIL
- a CDS encoding PfkB family carbohydrate kinase — protein: MLTVFGSTALDTIRTPKKTLKNVLGGAATFAAISASNFVNTGLIAVVGKDFPKEHHKILSKHLDLQGLTIKDGKTFRYDGSYDDTLSTRSTLKTELNVLADFKPTVPEDYRKSQFVYLANNDPEQNTSLIKEFDNVKFSMCDTIDFWISTKRDAVIKMIKAVDAVVINDEEAKLLTKEFNLIKCAKKMMKWGARYVIIKKGEHGSLMFYDDVIFPTAGFSLEDVVDPTGAGDSFAGAMIGYLANKKSINMSEIKKAVVYGNVLGSFAVEKYGLDGLLKIKNGDIVKRVKIYEKMIRF
- a CDS encoding peptidylprolyl isomerase; the encoded protein is MSTVNIETNLGNITFKLLPELAPETVRNFEKLAKDGFYVGTLFHRVIPGFMIQGGDPNTKTDNKGSWGMGGPGYNIKAEFNSRSHLRGIVSMARSQDPDSAGSQFFIVITDSVFLDRQYTVFGEVIDGMDVADKIVNLQRDGNDCPLEKAQMLHVTVE
- a CDS encoding dUTPase; this translates as MSEDRLDAIFKLQEGLSKMMNLDRYPKDSEGRVSALCTAIMHEAVELQRTTNWKWWKTPTKFNEAEAREELIDIWHFVVQASLELNLTPDDIVEEYKKKNEINRERQKNGY
- a CDS encoding CopD family protein, whose protein sequence is MSALEQAILTWIHLVSAAIWVGGSLFIGIVFSPLLKTMTNSIEERMQIMIRVGRRFNKIAVPSLIILMATGLYSSHMLLGKPELLVATSYGTFLIIKIILVIALIIIYAIHVRVIRKDIEEKIMSNQMPEPQIQKLRKKIIILGEITVMLSVAILFFASLLDAGV
- a CDS encoding tetrahydromethanopterin S-methyltransferase subunit A, with the translated sequence MNVLAEAIGEICKAVLPIPEEYFKGNPNSSIAICTLSSMDLLKKFSNSEILNDISIVGRLLSENKGIDSVIEYVHNNQKINTIVVCGKEVCGHKAGHSLFQLHKNGIDKNSRIINSSSPDPYLTVSEFKIKYFQNNVNLVNLINEIDYERILSKINFS
- a CDS encoding C2H2-type zinc finger protein, with translation MGLFGSSSNELKCKKCGTVLSDSERLKKHQEKAHNKKKEKCRVCGTEFDTQEDLRKHKKNCK
- the bluB gene encoding 5,6-dimethylbenzimidazole synthase, which produces MTDDFTDDEKRGFYKAIYSRRDVRSHFTSRSIEDEILSKILHAAHHAPSVGFSQPWNFILIKDDQTKKKIKESFQEEKKRSSQLIEEPKRSKYLSFKLEGISESPVNLCVTYDPTKFGPFVIGRSSIPEAGLYSVCCAIQNLWLSARTEGVGLGWVSILSNETLKKVLELPEHVIPVAYLCLGYVDDFAEKPDLETAGWLPRLELKDVVYFEKWNDKENKDWMNIQKMIKENLDYA